The following are encoded in a window of Desulfosporosinus sp. Sb-LF genomic DNA:
- a CDS encoding M3 family oligoendopeptidase: MKFKEFVYKRPDMLEMQSSFAALIKKFSQSSSMDVQNAAMVEINFLRGEFESMSQIASIRHTVDTTDKYYEQEQAYFDETTPIYQGLISQFYQALVDSQFRSKLEEKWGKQLFTIAELTIKTFKPEIIEDLQLENKLATEYTKLIASAKIMFEGEERNLPGLGPFQQSTDRGMRKKANEAKYTFFSEQEEALDKIFDELVSVRTRIAKRLGFQNYVELGYARMLRSDYQPDEVANFREQVAEHIVPVATKLRNRQRRRLGLDRLMYYDEKFSFLTGNAKPQGDPDWILKHGQRMYRELSPETDEFFSFMTERELMDLVSKKGKAGGGYCTFISQYQAPFIFSNFNGTSGDVDVLTHEAGHAFQVYSSRKYALPEYQWPTYESCEIHSMSMEFLAWPWMDLFFEEASDKYRFTHLSEALLFIPYGVTVDEFQHFVYSHPEATPQERKDAWREIEKKYLPHRQYGDNEYLERGSYWHQQGHIFSAPFYYIDYTLAQICAFQFWKRSQEGRVGAWQDYLQLCQAGGSKSFLELVELAHLMSPFDKECVLSVIAVIEQWLDEVDDTKF; this comes from the coding sequence ATGAAATTTAAGGAGTTTGTTTATAAAAGACCAGATATGTTGGAAATGCAATCAAGTTTTGCAGCTTTGATCAAGAAATTCTCACAATCATCAAGCATGGATGTGCAGAACGCGGCGATGGTTGAGATCAACTTTTTACGTGGAGAGTTTGAGTCGATGTCCCAAATTGCCTCAATTAGACATACGGTGGATACAACTGACAAGTATTACGAGCAAGAGCAAGCATATTTTGATGAGACTACGCCGATCTATCAAGGACTGATCTCACAGTTCTACCAGGCTTTAGTGGATTCGCAGTTTCGTAGCAAATTAGAGGAGAAATGGGGCAAGCAGCTTTTCACAATCGCCGAATTGACCATAAAGACTTTTAAACCAGAGATTATCGAAGATCTACAGTTGGAAAATAAACTCGCGACTGAGTACACCAAGCTTATCGCCTCAGCTAAGATCATGTTTGAGGGGGAGGAGCGAAATCTTCCAGGCTTGGGACCTTTCCAGCAGTCCACGGATCGAGGGATGCGGAAAAAAGCAAATGAGGCGAAATATACATTCTTCTCCGAACAGGAAGAGGCCCTTGACAAGATCTTTGATGAACTCGTTAGCGTACGGACGCGGATTGCCAAAAGATTGGGTTTCCAAAACTACGTCGAACTTGGTTATGCGCGGATGTTACGTTCGGATTATCAGCCGGATGAGGTGGCAAATTTCCGTGAGCAAGTGGCAGAGCATATTGTCCCTGTCGCGACGAAATTGCGCAATCGGCAACGACGTCGGCTTGGGTTGGATAGGCTGATGTATTATGACGAAAAATTCAGCTTCCTTACAGGGAATGCGAAACCCCAGGGAGATCCAGACTGGATTCTTAAGCATGGGCAGCGCATGTACAGAGAACTCTCTCCGGAGACAGACGAATTTTTCAGTTTCATGACAGAACGCGAGCTTATGGATTTGGTGAGCAAAAAGGGGAAGGCTGGCGGTGGGTATTGTACGTTTATCAGTCAGTACCAGGCCCCATTTATCTTTTCTAATTTTAATGGGACATCGGGCGATGTCGATGTGTTAACTCATGAAGCCGGACATGCTTTTCAAGTGTACAGCAGCCGGAAGTATGCCTTACCTGAATACCAATGGCCAACCTATGAATCGTGCGAAATTCACTCGATGAGCATGGAATTTTTGGCCTGGCCGTGGATGGATCTGTTCTTTGAAGAGGCGTCCGATAAATATCGTTTCACTCATTTGAGCGAAGCGCTTTTATTTATTCCCTATGGTGTAACAGTCGATGAGTTTCAACATTTCGTATATTCTCATCCAGAAGCAACCCCACAAGAACGAAAAGATGCTTGGCGGGAAATTGAAAAGAAATATCTACCTCATCGTCAGTACGGTGACAACGAATACTTAGAACGGGGGAGTTACTGGCATCAGCAAGGGCATATTTTTAGTGCTCCGTTTTATTATATCGATTACACCTTGGCCCAGATTTGTGCCTTTCAATTTTGGAAGAGGTCCCAGGAGGGAAGAGTGGGCGCATGGCAGGACTACTTGCAGCTTTGTCAAGCAGGTGGGAGCAAATCCTTCCTCGAATTGGTGGAATTGGCTCACTTAATGTCCCCTTTTGACAAGGAATGTGTTTTGTCAGTGATCGCTGTGATTGAGCAATGGCTGGACGAGGTTGATGACACAAAGTTTTAA
- a CDS encoding enoyl-CoA hydratase/isomerase family protein — translation MSYGKHLAFNRDGKVGIITLDNAKEFNLVGTDFLYELEEIQKEINVDRDLGGIVINANGDNFSAGIDLKFLKGVSSQFIMNNLVWLQKLYSYWQELNIPVIAAIQGLCYGSATELILGCDFRIAADNARFSLPEVRFGLAPDMGGTTRLTHLVGIGQAKRLIMGCEEIDAQEALRIGLIEILVKPEELNERAMKLAQKMASLPPVGIRFAKKGINMANESSVGAALLFEQAQSTFCCGTDDLREGVTAFLEKRKPEFKGR, via the coding sequence ATGAGCTACGGAAAACATTTGGCATTTAATAGGGATGGCAAGGTTGGTATTATAACTCTGGATAATGCTAAAGAATTCAATCTGGTAGGCACCGATTTCCTTTATGAATTAGAGGAAATCCAGAAGGAGATTAATGTCGATCGTGACCTAGGGGGAATCGTCATCAATGCTAACGGAGATAACTTCTCGGCTGGAATTGACCTCAAGTTTTTGAAGGGTGTCAGTTCTCAATTTATCATGAATAATTTAGTTTGGTTGCAAAAGCTATACTCATACTGGCAGGAACTGAATATACCGGTCATTGCTGCGATACAAGGTCTTTGCTATGGTTCCGCTACAGAACTAATTCTGGGCTGCGACTTCAGAATCGCTGCTGATAATGCTAGATTTTCACTTCCCGAGGTTCGTTTTGGTTTAGCTCCTGATATGGGAGGTACTACCCGCTTAACCCATCTTGTTGGTATTGGCCAAGCTAAGCGTCTCATTATGGGATGTGAAGAGATCGATGCTCAGGAGGCCTTGAGAATTGGGTTGATCGAAATTTTGGTTAAGCCAGAAGAACTTAACGAGCGTGCAATGAAACTAGCCCAAAAAATGGCTAGTTTACCTCCAGTAGGTATCCGTTTTGCTAAAAAAGGGATTAATATGGCCAATGAAAGCAGTGTTGGAGCAGCATTGCTTTTCGAACAAGCGCAATCAACGTTTTGCTGCGGTACGGACGATTTACGTGAAGGGGTTACCGCTTTTCTCGAAAAAAGAAAACCGGAGTTCAAAGGAAGATAG
- a CDS encoding DMT family transporter yields MGKQSKFLLADLALILAAVIWGLNFTFTKFSISLMPPMEFTGLRYIISAAILGVFFFKILKTTTRSELRAGCVIGIFLFIGSLAQIVGLLYTTPGKSGFISTFYIVIVPFLVSFLHKKFVGWMPIGGAILAFIGLCLISISMDDISMINKGDLLSLVCAFFYALQILAVEHYAPRYNVYNLTIIQIAFTGILSMGYSVVFESMTFQVPGFVWGALIYTIILGTCIAYLIQNIAQKYTSSSKAALLYGLEAPLALLFSILIWGETITARGLLGCTLIFVAIIFVVMGPTIMSVIANTHQKLLNTISHSK; encoded by the coding sequence ATGGGAAAACAATCCAAATTCTTACTAGCTGATTTAGCTTTGATTCTCGCTGCCGTGATATGGGGCTTAAATTTTACTTTCACGAAGTTTTCTATAAGTTTGATGCCGCCCATGGAATTTACGGGGTTGAGATATATTATTTCAGCGGCAATTCTTGGGGTATTTTTCTTCAAGATCTTAAAAACTACAACCCGCTCTGAATTAAGAGCGGGTTGTGTTATTGGAATTTTCCTTTTTATCGGATCACTTGCTCAGATAGTCGGTTTACTTTATACGACCCCAGGAAAGTCAGGCTTTATATCCACATTTTATATCGTGATTGTTCCCTTCTTAGTTTCATTCTTACATAAGAAGTTTGTTGGATGGATGCCCATTGGCGGCGCAATTTTAGCCTTTATTGGTTTATGCTTGATTTCGATTTCGATGGATGACATTTCTATGATAAATAAGGGTGATTTACTTTCACTTGTTTGTGCGTTTTTTTATGCCTTACAAATTCTTGCGGTAGAGCATTATGCCCCAAGGTATAATGTTTATAATCTAACCATTATCCAGATTGCTTTTACCGGAATTCTAAGTATGGGATATTCCGTAGTCTTTGAATCGATGACCTTCCAGGTGCCCGGTTTTGTTTGGGGTGCGTTGATCTACACAATTATCCTAGGAACGTGCATCGCCTATCTCATACAAAACATTGCCCAAAAATACACGTCTTCTTCTAAAGCTGCGTTGCTTTATGGGTTAGAAGCTCCATTGGCGCTACTATTTTCTATCTTGATATGGGGTGAAACAATCACAGCAAGAGGGCTTTTAGGTTGCACACTGATCTTTGTTGCGATTATTTTCGTGGTTATGGGTCCGACAATCATGTCCGTTATAGCAAACACTCATCAAAAGCTTTTGAATACAATAAGCCACAGTAAGTAA
- a CDS encoding DMT family transporter, with the protein MQQSQIVHPQSNRVKAYLLTLLSSLIYGGNVIAGRLIAGHVPPFTLSAIRAVLALIILLPLAWPQMKTAPKPNKSEFLQLIVVSLLGITVPYVSLLLGLQHTTGTNASVIFATLPAVTNTLLFLLYKLKPSRFQVLGMITSFLGLVIVFTQGSLLHLLTFKLGRGELFLFLNVLCIGLFNLMGQNIMKKFSSLVTSVYALISASIMLIPVGAWQLRSSGWNVSMSDWLIIMYMGFLAAGVAFFLNLYGINKIGSSKVSILNNMQHVFSVTLSVIILNESLALYHWIGLTLVVSGVVLSLSKLSKKGTPYLIRQRQKA; encoded by the coding sequence ATGCAACAATCACAGATTGTACATCCTCAAAGCAACCGAGTCAAGGCTTATTTACTCACACTCCTTTCCTCACTGATTTATGGTGGAAACGTCATCGCTGGTCGACTAATTGCTGGGCATGTTCCACCGTTTACTTTGTCTGCCATTCGAGCGGTATTAGCTCTTATTATCCTTCTACCATTAGCCTGGCCCCAGATGAAAACCGCTCCTAAACCTAATAAATCAGAATTTCTACAACTCATCGTAGTGAGTCTCTTAGGAATTACGGTCCCCTACGTTTCATTACTACTAGGTTTGCAGCACACAACCGGGACAAATGCCTCTGTTATTTTCGCAACACTTCCAGCTGTCACGAATACTTTATTGTTTCTTCTTTATAAGCTGAAACCTTCTAGATTTCAAGTATTAGGCATGATTACTTCCTTTTTAGGTCTAGTGATCGTATTTACCCAAGGCTCACTCCTACACTTACTGACGTTCAAATTAGGACGTGGCGAGTTATTTCTATTCCTCAACGTTCTATGTATAGGATTGTTCAATCTAATGGGGCAAAACATTATGAAAAAATTCTCTTCCCTCGTCACAAGTGTTTATGCCCTGATTTCCGCATCGATCATGTTGATTCCAGTGGGAGCTTGGCAACTTAGATCATCCGGATGGAACGTTTCCATGTCAGATTGGTTAATTATTATGTATATGGGTTTCCTAGCAGCTGGGGTGGCCTTTTTTCTTAATCTTTACGGTATTAACAAGATAGGAAGTTCCAAAGTTTCGATACTTAATAATATGCAACATGTATTTAGCGTTACCCTGAGTGTTATTATACTCAACGAATCCTTGGCACTCTATCATTGGATTGGATTGACCTTAGTGGTGTCTGGGGTGGTTCTTTCCTTATCGAAGCTTTCTAAGAAAGGAACTCCCTACCTGATTAGACAGCGGCAAAAAGCTTAG
- a CDS encoding MoaD/ThiS family protein produces the protein MEVNVKLFGDFREGRFEEKATQLEENSRVIDIINKHNLPEERVAICMVNNRQAEFEQVLQDQDTVAFSPPVGGM, from the coding sequence TTGGAAGTTAATGTAAAACTCTTTGGAGATTTTCGAGAAGGACGATTTGAAGAAAAAGCGACTCAGCTAGAAGAAAACAGCCGTGTGATTGATATCATCAATAAGCACAATCTCCCCGAAGAAAGAGTCGCCATATGTATGGTTAACAATCGTCAGGCGGAATTTGAACAGGTTCTACAAGACCAAGATACAGTTGCCTTTTCCCCGCCGGTCGGCGGCATGTAA